Genomic segment of Candidatus Methylomirabilota bacterium:
CGTCGGCGCCTCGGTGGGCGAGCCAGAGGCCGAGCGCGACGCAGGCGAGCCCGAGCAGCGCGAGCGCGGAGATCGCCTCCCCGAGCAGCCACGCGCCCAGGCCCGCCGCCGTCATCGGGCTCAGCGCGAGGAACATCGTGACCTCGGTCGCGGGCGCGTGGCCGAGCGCCCAGAGCCAGAGGTAGTAGCCGACGCCGCTCCCGACGCCGATGAAGGCGACGGCGAGCCAGCCGCCCGGAGTGAAGCACGGCAGCGCGTCGTAGAAGCCCTCGCCCGCGGCGAGGAGTGCTAAGAACCCGACCGAGGCGAGCATCGCGAACGCGCTCACGGGTAGCGTCGGATATTTCCGCAGATAGGGCCGGTAGAGGACGCTGCAGACTGCGCCGCTCGCCGCCGCGAGGAAGACAGCGAGCTCGCCCGCCCACCCGCCCGTCGCGCCGTCACGCTGCACCGCCTTCTCCCCGAGCGCCAGCCCGACGCCCACGACCGTCAGCAGGACCCCGAGGATCTTCGCCGGCGTCAGCCGCTCGTGACCGAGCGCCGCGGCGACGACCATCGTGAGCAGCGGGAACGTCGCGAAGATCAGCGCGGCGCGCGCGGACGGAATGAACTTGAGGCCGTAGTTCAGGAGGGCGATCAGGAGGCCGAACTGGATGATGCCGAGGAGCGCGATGGCCGCGAGGTCGCGCCGCTCGAACCGCGTGCGCGGCACCGAGAGAAGCACGGGCGGCAGCAGGCAGCAGAACCCGATGGCGTAGCGCAGGAGCGCGAGCGAGGCGGGGCCCGTCTGATCCACGACGTAGCGCGTG
This window contains:
- a CDS encoding DMT family transporter, translated to MRLLAAAAAAATGIQVGSAMVATRYVVDQTGPASLALLRYAIGFCCLLPPVLLSVPRTRFERRDLAAIALLGIIQFGLLIALLNYGLKFIPSARAALIFATFPLLTMVVAAALGHERLTPAKILGVLLTVVGVGLALGEKAVQRDGATGGWAGELAVFLAAASGAVCSVLYRPYLRKYPTLPVSAFAMLASVGFLALLAAGEGFYDALPCFTPGGWLAVAFIGVGSGVGYYLWLWALGHAPATEVTMFLALSPMTAAGLGAWLLGEAISALALLGLACVALGLWLAHRGAD